The Scatophagus argus isolate fScaArg1 chromosome 12, fScaArg1.pri, whole genome shotgun sequence genome includes the window atatatatatatatatatatatatatatatatatatatatatatatatacacgtgtattgtttttttttttttttttaatatcatcGTTGTGGTATGGGAGGAAACCGAAGCACTCGGAGTAAACCCATAGTCACACGTttatgaagacacacacacagggggaaCTGGGCTGAACTGAAACCTTTTGTGAGGAAACAGCACTAAACACAGAGCCACCATGCTGCTAAGAAACGCAGCACCATGACGCTGAGACATAGTGCTGCTGtccaggaaaaaaagaggaggatgattTTGGAGGTGGTTTCTTAATTAAGGGGAGTTTTAGATGCTGACTATTGGGAGACCATCATTCATGAAAGGCTCCACATGTGTGATACTGCTGTCATCCGTACAAGGACGTGACTCAGACATGATATTATCATCTGTTGGGGGATCCTCAGGTGATATGATATTACTATTATCTGGGAGGCTTGGTGGCTGCCAGTCATCTGGGTAAAGGGTTATGTCTTCCTCTACAACATTTGAGGGAACACCGGATTTTTGAAGGACTCTCTTATTTAGCCAAGATCTGACTTTCTTCTGTATTGACTTTGATGCCTTATGAAGCTGTTGAGAGGTTTCCTTTAGCTCCTGTTTCATACAGTGCATCTTTCTAATCTCCTCATTAATGAATTTGACGTAGGTTTTTCTTGTCTTGATTAACTCTTCATCCTTGTGCTGAATCTGCTCCTCCAAAATCTTTATCATATGGGACTGATTCTGCATGACCTTGTCACAGTGCTCAAGCTTTGTGGTGAGACACTCAATCTTTAGTTGATACGGCATCTTAACGATTGCATCCATCTGcacactttcatcttcatctacATAGCGTCTTTTGAGAGCTatgattttgctttttaattccTTGGGCTCAGTGATCTCAGACATGCACTCTACTAGATCTTCCTTAAATCTTAGCAGAGTGATTTCTAATTTGCGGACCTTTTCCGTCaagctttttgtgtttgtctcagagACCTTAAGTGTAGATTTTAAAGAGCTGTTTTTTTCAATCAGGTCATCATTTGTGGTTACGATTTTATGCATGTGTTCAATTAACTCTGTGTTCTTGGACCTTTCCTGCCTCGCCTTGTCCTCTAGATGCTTGTTTTGTTCTAGCACTTCTCGTATGTGCACTTTTAAAAgagcatttttatgtttttcactttgtaaaTGCTCTGTTACttcatctttctccttcttAAAAACTGCTGCCTCCATGattttgtctttgactgttttgattttttcttcCAAAGTTCTCTTTAATTCATGCATTTTCCAATCTCTTATTTTTATCTCCTTTTCCAGCCTAACGCTTTCTTGGGTTGCCTCCTCAATGTTTTCTTTCAAGATGTGAATTTTAGTACGATATTCAAGCATAACTTCCTtccttatcttttttttctcttcttcaatATTAAtgtatctttttctttcttctgcatTTTCAATACGCTCGTTTTGTAAAGTTTCCAAAACCTTTTTGAGCTTTTCTTCCAACTCTTGGCACTCTTTCTTAATTTGTTCTATTTCAGTTTGATGGGTTCTTACCTCTTCTGCCTTCTTTTTTAACATAGTGTCACTCTGTGCCAGTTTGTTGTCAAAGTCTGCTTGCATACTTAACTCGTAGTTTAACTTCATTTTTTCATGCTCCAGTTTCACCTCTGTTAACATTTTCTTGGAGCGTTCCTCTGATTTAACTAGCATCTGAAGGAAATCATCACATTTATCGCTCTTGAGCTTGAGAGATTTTTCCAAGTGATCGACAACTTTTTTATTGTTAGCCTGGCAGGTAACTAATTTCTGTTTTAGTTCACTCTCACTGTCCTTGGCGGCTTTTGCCTCTGCTTTTAGATGTTGTATTTCCTTTTTCAGACTATTTATTGTGGAGATTTTCTCAGAAGAGTCCTTTGCCCAGGACTCAAGTCCTTCGTCATATTTATGAGTCAGCGTGGATATCTTCCACTTCAGGTATTTCAATTCGTTCTTTTTCTCCATTGTTGAAATTGACTTGAAGTCAAAGAGTGTTAAATCACTGAACCGCTGAACGATTTtcagagaaattaaacaaatgaggtTGTGTATGTAAGTTATTGAGCTTTTATAGATTTTGAGATCAAAGACTTCAAAGCCAGTAGAAGTCGAAATACTCATGACATCACGGCACCGTGATGTCATTCccttctgtgtatgtgtgtgtgtgtgtttacttttaaaaacatcttaaaactCTCGGGCGGCCCTGGACGCACCGCCGCGTTCTTGTCACGTGACCAatttaagatgacgtagctgcaagacgcagccttgctgagtctctgttttaatttgagtcaaaagtgggcacttcaaactacatacaagtttttaatttttcttaatATGTAAGTAAAAgccgagttatgataaacaatattcgcgatgttttttcctgaacattgtcGCTACATTTGGTGCGCGTTCggtgcgagttttatgcaagaagacgcagtaaacaccggCTCAGTGTAAGGCAGtccttctcaaatagtggggcgcgccggtgcgatgccagggggggcgcgtgtgaccctggggaacatgcttttttttgccgtactagaataaagtgtaattgcacatccactacagtagttggcagtggcgctctcattgtcagagtgtgcgcagggagtattagctctatggtgtagcggttttttttgcaccgagcaagcaatatgaagtgcagtaaacgaacccttaaggagacgacagaccggtgtgtttactgtgtctaaaagtgctggcagcggacagcatgaagcaaaataaattaaggcgccacttgaagacattacatcccaatcatgctgataagccgctggagttttttcagcgaaaacgtgccgaatattgccaacaatcatcccgctttgtgaatgctacttcagtaaaccaaCGAGCAttgttagcatcatattattacatattaaatattattacatattattattactattatgtatagtcgcggcggagagtgtgtgtgtgtggggggggggggggggggggggcgtgaattgttttcttcttgctgggggggggctttttcccactcggattttacatttttgtgtgattttaggtccagtatgtcaaaatgaaaaatttagaaatttaaatttacattataGTCACACTTGACAGGTTGTGCTgaaaaaatgataccaaacaaggcaaggtaaaccatttttaagctgaaatataaaggtaaaatcaaaagtattcaaaaacgGACAACTATACAGATGACTCCAGTCATCACTCAACTCTTTAGGCATTGAAATGCTGGctttcagtcatgttttcatCTCGTTGTACTAAAAACTGTACATTTACAAAATGGTTTAGATTTGAATCTTACAAAAACTACATCTTAATTTAACCCAGCctattctatatatatatatatatatatatatatatatatattaaaaaagtgGTCATGGTGACACTGTCTCTAATATCCATGTCAGTACATGTttgaccttgtgtgtgtgcaactcTCAACAGAGAGTAGAGATGGCAAAAATTATTAAACcccccttgttttcttcaatttcatgttcattttaatgcctaGTACCACTGAAGGTATATAACATAATGAACACGacaaaaaatgcagctgattcCATAACATTTTATGTCCTATTTGGCATGCTTAAGCTTAATTGTATTTCCAGGGTATATAAGAGGCAATTTCATGTCATAAGCAGCACTGCTCCAAGATCTCCAAGACAGCCATTCATTACACCAAGAAAAAGCAAGCCGAACATGGTACTACTAAATTGCTAGCTGGTCGAGGCAGGAAACATCTTTCTACCCCATGAGAGGACCATGCACTCGTCCGTTCCTGTGTCAGGAATCGTCATCAGACCTCCAGGGACCTTAAAAATGAGTGGGCACTGTTGAGAAATGTGACCTGTTCAGCAAGGACAGTTTGAAACCGACTTCTTGAAGCTGGTCTGAAGTCACACAGGGCATTGAAGGAGCCTTTCATCAACGAAAGGCAGAGGAATGCCCGGTTACTCTTTGCTAGGGACCACAAGGATTGGACTGTTGATGACTGGGCTAAGGTTCTCTTCAGTGATGAATCCAGTTTTGAGTTCATGCCCACTCCAGCCAACTTACTGGTTAGGAGGAACCATGTCTTTGCCTGCTCAATCACCAGATCTAAATCCAATTGAAAACCTGTGGaacatcatcaaactcaaaataGAGAGCCACAAGccccaaaacaaagaaaatttgtttgaatttttgcaaCAGGAATGGGCTGCTGTGACGACAGAATAATGTCAGAAGCTGGTGGAGAatggtacttgtctgactgcattgtgccaagtgtgaagtttggtggaggggggattatggtgtggggttgtttttcaggagctggacTTGGTctcttagttccagtgaaaggaactctcAATGTGTCAGaataccaagagattttggacaattccatgctcccaactttgtgggaacagtttggggatggccctttcctgttccagcatgactgctcaccagtgcacaaagcaaggtaaagacatggatgaacgagtttggtgtggaagaacttgccTGACCTGCACAGAGTCTTGACCAAAACCCGACagaacatctttgggatgaattagatatcaatgtcagacacacaaatgcatttcaGGAATAACGGTCAAAAATGACCATAAACAAACTCCTAaagttttgtccccataagtaaggcaggtaCTCACAATATGACTGTGTAATGAaatatgtgtccacacacacacacacacacacacacacacacactaaatagtctacttttctctctgcacacactcactgaaaaGAGGGTTTTTATAGAATTTTAATAAATCCATGAGAAAGCAGTCTCAAAACTCATTTATCAAACATTTAACACTGACTTAGCCATTAAAGGGGAATGGGCGAGAAAGGGATAGAGGAGAATAGACTGAAGAAGAGAAGCTATGATCAATGCCAGTGGACCATATAATTGCACCAGGAGTGGTTTAGCTGAAAACATTAGCCTTGTTTTCTGATGGATCACACCCTGGAGCTGGCTAGCCAAGCTAAACGCTTCAATCCGCATTAGTATGACCCAGTCATCCATCTGCAGAAGCTGTGTCACTGAAATTAGCAAAAGTTTCCTGCAGAATTGATAAGCTGATAGCTAAAACAGATGACTTATGTTTATTATTAACCTCATTGTAAGAAGATTT containing:
- the LOC124068208 gene encoding cilia- and flagella-associated protein 57-like, coding for MEKKNELKYLKWKISTLTHKYDEGLESWAKDSSEKISTINSLKKEIQHLKAEAKAAKDSESELKQKLVTCQANNKKVVDHLEKSLKLKSDKCDDFLQMLVKSEERSKKMLTEVKLEHEKMKLNYELSMQADFDNKLAQSDTMLKKKAEEVRTHQTEIEQIKKECQELEEKLKKVLETLQNERIENAEERKRYINIEEEKKKIRKEVMLEYRTKIHILKENIEEATQESVRLEKEIKIRDWKMHELKRTLEEKIKTVKDKIMEAAVFKKEKDEVTEHLQSEKHKNALLKVHIREVLEQNKHLEDKARQERSKNTELIEHMHKIVTTNDDLIEKNSSLKSTLKVSETNTKSLTEKVRKLEITLLRFKEDLVECMSEITEPKELKSKIIALKRRYVDEDESVQMDAIVKMPYQLKIECLTTKLEHCDKVMQNQSHMIKILEEQIQHKDEELIKTRKTYVKFINEEIRKMHCMKQELKETSQQLHKASKSIQKKVRSWLNKRVLQKSGVPSNVVEEDITLYPDDWQPPSLPDNSNIISPEDPPTDDNIMSESRPCTDDSSITHVEPFMNDGLPIVSI